Proteins encoded within one genomic window of Setaria italica strain Yugu1 chromosome IV, Setaria_italica_v2.0, whole genome shotgun sequence:
- the LOC101774726 gene encoding uncharacterized protein LOC101774726: MAATASLTAIAPSPPALLKASPPALISLRPVSRRCKSLSVKTKATENDQSAKKPQKVRSILCKDCEGNGAIVCTQCEGRGVNSVDHFNGRFKAGALCWLCRGKREILCGSCNGAGFLGGFLSTFDETSD, translated from the exons ATGGCTGCCACGGCGAGCCTCACGGCCATTgctccctcccctccagccCTCCTCAAAGCATCCCCTCCTGCGCTTATCTCGCTCCGGCCCGTCTCCCGCCGTTGCAAGTCCCTGTCCGTCAAGACCAAG GCCACAGAAAATGACCAGTCTGCTAAAAAGCCTCAGAAGGTACGCAGCATCCTTTGCAAGGACTGTGAAGGAAATG GTGCAATCGTGTGCACCCAATGTGAGGGACGTGGGGTGAATTCCGTTGACCATTTTAATGGCCGATTTAAAGCTGGAGCTTTGTGCTGGCTTTGCAG AGGAAAGCGTGAAATTCTATGTGGGAGCTGCAACGGTGCTGGTTTCTTGGGTGGCTTTCTGAGTACCTTTGATGAAACTTCAGACTAG
- the LOC101774320 gene encoding basic salivary proline-rich protein 2, whose protein sequence is MRPRGRGDDVDDEDDEDEYEDITPPRSTPEPEVDPAPAPSPSPAPDPVPALPQPARAPLSSLVVKPPPPPPQVNGGGSSPPSPAARTARSPSPVGGGGHRGRGASPPRHRRELSPPRPRGWERRRSPPPERRRPGSPPLQRRRFSPPPRFQPLRQPRFHDEQQGYGMHGGPSPPRPRRPEGSKFDDAGPRYTHGYQGGGRGGVRFREGSPPYGRGGRSYGRGYGAPPGKDFINIDGEYVHRNDPNLSPREGDWICQNPNCGNLNFARRTHCNNCNKFRYSAREAYEPRRSPPRGYPSPPPRGPPRMVGPPGDRAPPREMARYRSPPHGWGAGESRGYAARSPPERPVRFTDASPKERMGFRGERDLRDRAKFEWSATDDYGRRERPHDGYIDRSRRRSGSPRANWGNDLRDRSRSPPRNRLMKSSFTGRGRPDNYAADPYASRGRPNSMEAGHGRGHGYRPGGGPYPGEGRGDRRPAPRGRNEDNY, encoded by the exons ATGAGGCCGCGCGGCAGGGGAGACGACGtcgacgacgaagacgacgaggacgagTACGAGGACATCACGCCGCCGCGGAGTACGCCGGAGCCCGAGGTCGACCCGGCCCCCGCGCCCTCGCCCTCACCCGCCCCCGACCCCGTACCCGCTCTGCCGCAGCCCGCGCGGGCCCCGCTCAGCAGCCTCGTtgtcaagccgccgccgccgccgccgcaggtgaaCGGCGGCGGGTCGTCCCCGccctctcccgccgcccgcACTGCTCGTTCGCCCTCgcccgttggcggcggcggccaccgcggccgcggggCTTCGCCCccgcggcaccggcgggagttgtcgccgccgcgcccccgagGCTGGGAGAGGCGCCGGTCACCGCCGCCGGAGAGGCGGCGTCCTGGGAGCCCcccgctccagcgccgccgcttcAGCCCACCGCCCCGGTTCCAGCCTCTACGGCAACCACGCTTCCACGACGAGCAGCAAG GATATGGAATGCATGGAGGCCCTTCGCCACCGCGCCCACGCAGACCAGAAGGCAGCAAATTTGATGATGCAGGTCCACGTTACACCCATGGTTATCAAGGGGGTGGTAGAGGAGGTGTGAGGTTCCGAGAGGGTTCTCCACCATACGGAAGAGGAGGCAGATCTTACGGGAGAGGCTATGGTGCTCCTCCTGGAAAAGATTTCATTAATATTGATGGAGAATATGTTCACAGGAATGATCCAAATTTGTCGCCAAGAGAAGGTGATTGGATATGCCAGAATCCAAA TTGTGGAAATCTCAATTTTGCTCGGCGCACTCACTGTAACAACTGCAACAAGTTCCGCTATTCAGCACGTGAAGCATATGAACCTAGGCGTAGCCCTCCAAGGGGTTACCCCAGCCCTCCTCCCCGAGGGCCTCCAAGGATGGTTGGTCCACCTGGTGATCGAGCCCCCCCAAGAGAGATGGCCAGGTACAGATCACCACCTCATGGCTGGGGTGCAGGTGAATCTAGGGGATAtgcagctcgatcccctccagAACGACCAGTACGGTTTACAGATGCATCACCTAAGGAAAGAATGGGCTTCCGTGGCGAGCGCGACTTGAGGGACCGTGCAAAGTTTGAGTGGTCTGCCACTGATGACTATGGTCGGAGGGAGCGCCCACATGATGGTTATATTGACAGGAGTCGGCGTCGCTCAGGGTCTCCTCGGGCTAACTGGGGCAATGATCTGCGTGACAGAAGCCGCTCTCCTCCACGGAACAGACTGATGAAGAGTTCCTTCACCGGCAGGGGTCGACCAGACAACTATGCTGCTGATCCATATGCAAGCCGAGGGAGACCCAACAGTATGGAGGCTGGCCATGGGCGCGGGCATGGTTATAGACCAGGAGGTGGCCCATACCCCGGCGAGGGTAGAGGTGACCGACGCCCTGCTCCACGTGGTAGGAACGAAGATAACTACTAG